The stretch of DNA TGAAACCCGGTTCCGCCGGCCCCGCGCTCCCGGGTATCGACGCCGAAATCGTCGACACGAGCGGCGAACAGGTCGAGCCCGGACGCGCGGGCTACCTGACGATCCAGAAGCCCTGGCCCGGGATGCTCCGGACGCTGTACGACAACGACGAGCGCTTCGTCAACGAGTACTGGCGGGAGTACTCCGACATCGACAGCGACGACTGGCGGGACTGGACGTACTTCCCGGAGGACGGGGCGAAGGTCGACGAGGACGGCTACATCACCGTGCTCGGTCGCGTCGACGACGTGCTCAACGTCTCCGGGCACCGACTGGGGACGATGGAGATCGAGAGCGCGATCGTCGGCGTCGAGGGCGTCGCCGAAGCGGCCGTCGTCGGCGGCGACCACGAGATGAAGGGCGAAGCCGTCTACACCTACGTCATCACGGAGGACGGGTACGACGGGAACGAGGAGCTCCGCGACGCGATCGTTCAGGGCGTCGAGGACGCGATCGGCCCGATCGCCCGCCCCGAACAGGTCGTCTTCACGCCCGAACTCCCCAAGACGCGCTCGGGCAAGATCATGCGCCGACTCCTGGAAGACATCGCAAACGGCGCCGAACTCGGTGACACGTCGACGCTACGAAACCCCGACGTCGTGGCGTCGATTCAGGAACAGGTTGAGGAGTAAACGACAAGGGACGATATACAACGACATACGGGGGGTCACCGAGCCGTCAGTCGTTCCCCCGATACGTTTTGCGGATACAGCGGCACTTCCGACAGGATGGACGAGCCGGCGGATCCGCCGGTCGAACGGCTGTCGCGATCGGTCGGGGCGGGCGACGACGGCGACGCGATCGCGTGCCTACGAGCGTTCGAGACGGTGCCGGCCGAGAGTCGGCAGGCGGCGTTGCGGGCGCTCCGGGAGGACGCGGAGCGGACAGCGCCACTCGTCCCCGAAATCACGCCGTTTCTCACCGATGGCGAGCGGTCGGTCCGGTTGACGGCGCCAGAAGCTGTTCGTCGCGGCCACAGAAGCCGACTCGTCGGCAGCCACTGACTGTGTCGGCGCGCTCGCGGACCGGGTCGCCGACCAGAACCACTCCGTCCGGGCGCGTGCCGCCGAGGCGCTCGGCCTGCTGGGGCAAGCTGACTCCACTGAGAGCGAGGCCGTCGCCGCCGACGTTCCGACCGTCGACGACCCGGAGCCGTTCGTGGCCGACCGGCTGACGTTCGCCGGCGACGCGCTCGCGGGCGAGGCGTCGCTACCTGACGACGTTGGGACCGTCGACGCCGTCCGGGAAACGGCGAGGGAGGTGGTGGACGCCGTCGACGCGCCCGACGAGTCGAACGCCTGCCCACACTGCGGGCTCTCACTGGCGGGTTCAGGGCCCCCGACCTGCCCCGGTTGTGGGGCGCCGCGCTAGCTTCGGCTCGTATTTAGGTGGGCCTAACTTTCGAAAGCTCCTTATTGGATTAGGCCGACCGAAACCATATGGCCGACGAGGAGCCCCGAGACGTGGCACCGACCCGACGAGAGTACGTGAAGGACGGCGCCGGGGTCGTCGACGTCATCACGGGCGATCGCCGATGAGCGAGTCGAGCCGACACGACGCCGACCACGACGTGGCTATCGTCGGCGGCGGCCCCGCCGGCTGTTCGGCGGGCGTTTTCACCGCCCGAAACGGGCTCGACACGGTGATCTTCGACCGCGGGCGCTCGTCGATCCAGCGGTGTGCCCACCTCGAGAACTACCTCGGATTCCCCGCCGGCATCGACATCGAGACGTTCTACGACCTGCTGCACGACCACGCCGAGGAGGCGGGCTGTGCGATCGTTCCCGACCTCGTCGAGTCGGTCGAGCACGGCGACGAGGGGTTCGTCGTTCGGCCGCAGTCGGGCGAACCGGTCACTGCCCGGCGGGTGATCGCTGCCACCCGGTACGACGCCGGCGAGTACCTGCGCGGCCTTGATGACGAGGACGCGATGTTCGAGCGCCACGAGTACGACGGCGAGACCCAGCAGCAGTTCGACCGGGAGTACCCCGACGCCGACGGGTCGACGCCGGTCGACGGACTGTACGTCGCCTCCCCGTACCAGCCGACGAGCCCGCAGGCAATCACGGCCGCGGGCCACGGCGCCCGCGTCGGCGTCGCCATCGTCGAGGCCGCCCGCCGTGGACAGGGGTACCCCGAGGGGCTCGCCAGCTACTACGACTGGGTCCGCCCGGAGAGCGAGCGGACCGGCGAGTGGAGCGACCGCGACCGCTGGCGGGAGTTCTTCGAGGAACAGTTCCCCGACGATCACGACCTCACCCCGGAGCGGGCCGCGGAGATCCGGGAGGCGGAGATCGACCGACGGTTCGGGATGTACATCACCGACGACGAGGCCGAGCGCCGCAGGAAGGACGGACAGCGCCGCCTGCTCGACCACGTCGACGACGAACTCGTGCTCGAGGCGGCCCGCGAGATCGAGGCCGAGCGCGAGACGGACGACTGACTCACTCCACCACCCATGAACGACGACCACGGCCTGACACGACGGGAGTATCTCACGTACGGCAGTTCGGTCGGCGCGAGCGGCCTGCTCGCCGGCTGTACCGGCGGCGACGGCACCGCGAGCTCGACCGACGCCGATGGAACTATCGACGCGACCGAGACGGACGATTCGACTGATGGTACGTCGACGCCGAGCAGCGACACCGCGTCGATGGCGCCCGTCGGCGAAGTCGAGTTCGACAGCGTCCCGACGAACGTGATGGTGTACAGCCTGCTGTACGCCGACATGGCAGTCGCCTACGGCCACGGCGACGCGGTGAACTCGCTGGGGTTCAGCGCCGAGGCCGGCGGCAACACGCTCGACGCCTACTACGAGCGGCTGCCCGGCGTCTCCTTCGATCACGAGGACATCGAGCAGCTCAACTCCGGCGAGAGCGGTGTCACCATCGACAAAGAACTGTTCTACGAGCTGAACTCCGACCTCCACCTCGTCGACCCGTGTCTCGTGACAAGCTTCGACGGCTGGGAGGAGGGCGACATCGAGGAGATCCGGGAGAACGTCGCCCCGTGGTTCGGCAACACGCTCAGCCGACGCAACAGCGAGCCACCCGAGTCCTGCGCCGACGAGTACGAGTACTACACGCTCTGGGAGATCGCCGACCGCACCGCCGACGTGTTCCGCGCCGGCTCGACGTACGAGGAGCTCGCCACGGTCCACGACGACCTCCTGTCGACGATCGAGGCCGACCTCCCGCCGGAGAGCGAGCGCCCCTCGGTCGCCTCGGTGCTGTTCATGCAGGGGACGTTCTACCCATCCCGCATCAGCACCGCGGGGTTCAGTAACGCCCACGTCCGGCCGCTCGACGCCGACGACGCGTTCGCCGGCGACGACGTGAACTACCAGACGTCCTACGACTACGAGCAGCTGCTGGAGATCGACCCCGACGTGATCCTCCACCGCTACGGGATCAACGCCTACTACGACGTGGGGTCGATCCGGGAGACCATCGCCGAGGACCCCGTCGGCGGGGAGCTGACCGCGATCGAGAACGATCGGTTCTACCCCGGCGGCCACCCCGTGCAGGGGCCGCTGATGAACCTCTTCCAGTTGGAGATGACCGCGAAGCAGCTCTACCCCGAGCAGTTCGGCGAGTGGCCGGGGTACGAGCAGGGCGACCCCTACCCCGAGATCCCCGAGGGCGAGCGACTGTTCGACCGTGAGCGCGTCGCCGAGATCGTCGGCGGCGAGTAGATGGTCAGTCTTCGGTATCTGGTGCCGCTTCTTCGGGTGCGGCTTCGTCGAGTAGCTCGCTTTCCTCGCCCTCGTACAGCTCCCGCAGATCCTTCTTGGAGAACTTCCCGGTGGCGGTCTTCGGAATCTCGTCGATGAACTCGAACCCGTCCGGAACCCACCACTTCGGATACGCCTCGAGGAGCATCTCGCGGAGTTCGTCGGTCAACTGGTCTCGGTCGGTCCCTTCGGGGGCGACGACCATCGCCACGGGTCGTTCCTGCCAGCGCTCGTGTGGCACGCCGATGACTGCCGCCTCGCTGACGTCGTCGTGGGCCATGATCGCATTCTCGAGTTCCTGTGAGGAGATCCACTCGCCGCCGGACTTGATCACGTCGTCGGCCCGGTCGACGATCTCGATGTAGCCGTCCGTGTCGACGGTGACGATGTCGCCGGTCCGGAGCCACGATCCGTCGAAGTCCGCCTCGTTGGCGTCCGGCCGGTTGAAGTACTCCATCGTCACCCACGGACCGCGGACGAGTAACTCGCCGAACGCCTCGCCGTTCCAGTCGACCTCCTCGCCGTCGTCGCCGACGACTTTGAACTCGAGGCCGGGGACGATCAGCCCCTGTTTCGATTTCACGTTGAACTGCTGGTCTCTCGGGGCGTCCACGAGGTCGTGTTTCAGGTTCGAGACCGTCCCGATCGGGGACATCTCGGTCATCCCCCACGCGTGGAGGACCTCCACGCCGAGTTCGTCGAACTGCTCGATGAGCGCTTCCGGGGCCGCCGCCCCACCGATGACGATCCGTTCGAGCGAGGAGAGATCGACGTCGTTGTGCTCCACGTAGTCGAGGAGGCCGAGCCAGACCGTCGGGACGCCCGCAGTCAGCGTCACGCCCTCCTCTTCGATGAGTCGGGCGATGTCTTCCGGCTCCGGCGACGGTCCGGGGAACACCTGTTTGGCTCCGGCAGC from Halolamina sediminis encodes:
- a CDS encoding FAD-dependent oxidoreductase: MSESSRHDADHDVAIVGGGPAGCSAGVFTARNGLDTVIFDRGRSSIQRCAHLENYLGFPAGIDIETFYDLLHDHAEEAGCAIVPDLVESVEHGDEGFVVRPQSGEPVTARRVIAATRYDAGEYLRGLDDEDAMFERHEYDGETQQQFDREYPDADGSTPVDGLYVASPYQPTSPQAITAAGHGARVGVAIVEAARRGQGYPEGLASYYDWVRPESERTGEWSDRDRWREFFEEQFPDDHDLTPERAAEIREAEIDRRFGMYITDDEAERRRKDGQRRLLDHVDDELVLEAAREIEAERETDD
- a CDS encoding long-chain fatty acid--CoA ligase, which produces MTGYQQTLKPFLWRAENITPEREVVARTHEGTKRYTYDEYGDRVRQLANALEEAGVETGDRVGTVCWNTDRHFETYFSVPNTGAQLHTINPLLPDGHIQHIVADAEDKVIFVDPSLAEKLASAYEPDAFESVEQFVIMGSEVPDLPLEPVTDYESFVGDQPTTYEFPELDEERPAGMCYTSGTTGMPKGVEYTHKMLHAHTMASMVPQALGIDDSDVVMPVVPMFHVNAWGMPFSAAAAGAKQVFPGPSPEPEDIARLIEEEGVTLTAGVPTVWLGLLDYVEHNDVDLSSLERIVIGGAAAPEALIEQFDELGVEVLHAWGMTEMSPIGTVSNLKHDLVDAPRDQQFNVKSKQGLIVPGLEFKVVGDDGEEVDWNGEAFGELLVRGPWVTMEYFNRPDANEADFDGSWLRTGDIVTVDTDGYIEIVDRADDVIKSGGEWISSQELENAIMAHDDVSEAAVIGVPHERWQERPVAMVVAPEGTDRDQLTDELREMLLEAYPKWWVPDGFEFIDEIPKTATGKFSKKDLRELYEGEESELLDEAAPEEAAPDTED
- a CDS encoding ABC transporter substrate-binding protein — its product is MNDDHGLTRREYLTYGSSVGASGLLAGCTGGDGTASSTDADGTIDATETDDSTDGTSTPSSDTASMAPVGEVEFDSVPTNVMVYSLLYADMAVAYGHGDAVNSLGFSAEAGGNTLDAYYERLPGVSFDHEDIEQLNSGESGVTIDKELFYELNSDLHLVDPCLVTSFDGWEEGDIEEIRENVAPWFGNTLSRRNSEPPESCADEYEYYTLWEIADRTADVFRAGSTYEELATVHDDLLSTIEADLPPESERPSVASVLFMQGTFYPSRISTAGFSNAHVRPLDADDAFAGDDVNYQTSYDYEQLLEIDPDVILHRYGINAYYDVGSIRETIAEDPVGGELTAIENDRFYPGGHPVQGPLMNLFQLEMTAKQLYPEQFGEWPGYEQGDPYPEIPEGERLFDRERVAEIVGGE